The Candidatus Paceibacterota bacterium genomic interval ACACACCCCCCGTAAGAAAATACCATGCTTATGATTCCTCGCGGGTCGCTACCAAGAAACTCAAACGCCTTAGGACCAATTTGGAGAATAATCTTCACCTTAGGAAAATATTTCCTAAAATTATAAACCGCCCGCGGACCAGGCCAAGTCATATCAAGCTGGATGGCATGAAGATTCGGACCACCGTATTCCGCTACTCGCTTCAGCTGAGACAGAAGGTCGGCGCTGTTTTCATAATCAGCGTAATGAATTGTGTTCATTACAGCACCTTGAGCATAAGCCGGGCTCCGACCGGAAAAAATTTCAGCAATCGACTCTTTGGCTGGAAAAACTCCCGACCAACGACTTGGGATATTATTGAGGGTTTTATAACTCATCATTACCCCAACGGCCAACTGACGCGAAGTGCAGAGCCGATGCTTGAGAAAAATTTCAGACATCTCAAGAACCTGCTTTTGGCTGGTAAAATCCGTAATCCCGATGTATGGAATTTGCATGGTTAACCTTTCTAAATTCAAACTACATCACTATTAGAATTAAGTCAAATTTAAAAACCGCCCCGAGTTGCCAAGGGGCGGTTTGTGTTTTGATTTAAGCCAGAATCACCTGATTCTGGACAAGACGCCGGTAGAAGTCGTTGGTGGCCAGAAGTTCCGCGTGGGAACCTTGACCGACCAAGCAACCGTCATCGAAGACCAGGATTTCATCAGCATCGCGCACTGTCGCCAGACGATGAGCAATGATGATGGTGGTTTTGCCGACCGAAGCCTCGCGAATACTCTCGCGAATTTTAGCTTCGTTTTCGGTATCCAAACTCGAAGTAGCTTCGTCGAAGATCAGGATGCGTGGGTTTTTGATGAGTGCCCGAGCAATCCCGATCCTCTGTCTTTGACCACCAGATAGCTTGAGTCCCCGCTCACCAATAATTGTCTCAAAGCCTTGTTCGAGCCGACCGGAGAACTCTGAAACCCGAGACAGTTTGGCAACCTGCTCAAGTTCTGCCTCAGTCACTTTATCAGCCGAGCCGTTGAGTCCGAAGGTGATGTTGTACTTTACTGTCCCATCAAAGAGTGCGACTTCTTGGGGCACCAGGCCGATGTTTCGACGCAGTTCCCGAAAGTCGAGCATCCTGATATCAACACCATCGACAAGGACATGACCTTCTTGCGGATCGTAGGCCCGAAGCATTAAGCCAACCAGAGTCGACTTGCCTGCTCCGGACTTGCCGACAAACGCATAGCGCCTGCCCTCTTTGAGAACGAAGGATACTTCCTTGAGTGCTGGAATCTCGGTCGGTTCATTTTTCTCTTCATCACCTTCGCCATCGAGGTCATCCTCGGTAGTTCTGGGTCGATAGGAAAAGTTCACCTTGCGAAATTCAATCTGACCTCTGAGAGGCGCAATCGGCACCGGCTTCGCCGGCGATACGATATCCGGCTCATAATCCAGAAACCGCAAATATTTGATAAGCGGTGGCAGACTCTTGGCCAAACTCCTTTGAATGTGACCGATGTTGGTGAGCACGCCAAGCGCCGAGCCAATCCACATGAGCGCAGCGACAAAGTCGCCCGCCGTGATTTTACCTTGGTAAACCAAGTAGCCACAGAGACTGGCACACGCCACTTGCGCCAAGGAGATAAACCACTGGCCGGTCTGAGACCAGCCAGCATAAGAAAGCCAGACCGGCCGGCCGGAATTGCTCTGCCTGACATTCTCCTCATCAATCTCTTGACGCGCTCTTTCTTCTTGCGCGTTGGCGCAAATCACATCAACATTCGCCACCATCTCACCTTGCTTCTTCGCAGCTTGGTTGCCGAGAGTATCGAGCACGCGCAACTTGGGCACAAACATCAGATTGTACTTGATTGTGTAGATCGTAAACCCAACACAAGCAAGCGCGACAGCCACACCAACCAAAGGAATCCTGATGAGCAAAAAACCAATCGGCAAAATGATGGACAGGAGCACCGGAATCACATCGTAGATTGCTACATCCACTACTCCGGAAATTGCCGCTTCACCCTTGCTCATCACACTCCTTTTGATCATCGAGTGACCAAGATGATGTTGACCAAGCGAAATGCTAAAAAACTTTTTCATCGAAATTCGCGACAAGTGCCGCTGCATTTCGTAGTCCAAGTTTTTTATTTCATAACGCTGGCGCAAGTAGCCAATGCTCGGCCTGATTGTCCCGATAATCCCCCAGGTCGCAAAGAGAGCAATCGCGAGCTCAGCATTGTGAGTCGAGACCGCAGTCACCACGGAACCAAGGATGAGTGGGGAGACAGCCGAAGCCAGTTGGTTCGCAAAGATAAATCCAAGCGCGCCAATCAAGTACCAATGAAAAGGCCGGCAAAGTTGCCAGGCCCGTTTCAACATATTCAATTTTTTCATTTCAAGGTCCTTTCGCAGAATTTTCAGAATTCAGATTTAAGATTTTCTACTACATATAATAACATACTAAATGCTAGTATGTCAAACCAACAAAATTTGGAATTTTACTTGCCTAGAAGTAAGAGAGTCGACACCGCAACAGCGGCCGTTTCGGCACGCAAGGTTTGTGAACCAAGAGAATAAATTTTTACGCCGGCAGTTTTAAACATTTCAATTTCGTTCGGTGTGAAGCCACCTTCGGGACCGATAAAGAAGTTAGTAGTGGGTAGTGAGTAGTTTGTAGTTGAAGAAAAAGAAGAGCCGGAAGAGTCGAAAGCAAATGCGGGTTGTGGAACAGACTTAAGAGCGTTGGTAAGTGAAATCGGTTCCGAGACGGTTGGTAAGATTGCTCGCCCGGATTGTTCACAGGCCTCTTTAATAATTTTTTGCGCGCGTTCCAAATTAAAACCCTTAACCTCGGAACGCTCGGAAATAATCGGCTGAAAATGTGAAACACCGATTTCCGTGCATTTCTCGATTAACCACTCCAGCTTATCTTTCTTGATCAAGGAAAAGAGCAGGGTGACATTGGTCTTAGGACAATTAACATTTAACTTAGAGGAAATAAGCTTTAGATTGGCCACTTTTCGGTCCAGTGAAACAATTTCGGCCAAATATTCTTGTCCGGAATTATCAAACAAATTTACCCTTTCTCCTATGTGAAACCTCAAGACTTTAAGCCATTGGTGCACCAAAACAGCATCGGCGACAACCGCCTCGTTTTTACCAGCTAGTTTTTCCTCGACAAAAAAATTGTGAATCTTCATACAGGTTTAGAAGTTGATAAGTTTTGAAGTTTAGAAGTTAAGAGGTTTAGAAGCCTGCCTGCCGGCAGGCAGGTTTGAAGCTGACAGATTCAATTGTATTCAAAAGTCAAAAAAAGAAAAGCTCGACACCTAGATGTCGAGCTTTGGAAAAACCTGAACTTATGTGTCCTATCAGGACACCGCCGAAGCCAAGCTAAACACTGCGAGCGCGGCAAGAAAGAACCAGAGCACCAGCAGGTGCTTTTTTTCTCGACATTCACTCTCCGCTTTTTCTTCCGACGACAGGCAATCAGGCTGCATCAATTTCTGTACATGTGGAAACAGTGGTGAAGAATGCATATTATCCTTATCGGCAGTCATGAAACCAGATGACAACAAGAACAAAAAACGCCACAACTGCCAGAACGCATTGAATGCCCCAGAGTATCCAGATACTTAGCCCGGCCAAAACCAAGTTCTGCCAAAAGCCTTCAGGGACAAAAAATGACTTGGCCAAGAGATAAATCCAGGCTGGTATCAAGGCCACAAGTGTGACTAACAGGCTCAAAAGACACCGGCAGAGGAAGCTTAGGAAGCTCATAGTTTATGAATGTTTTTTCGGTCTCTTTTAATAGACTACCACATCCACCCCTTGTGTCAAGTTAGACTTTCTGGTATGCTTTCTCTGTCCAGATCCCAAACTTTTAAACTTATCAACTTTTAACTTCCAAACTTATGTCTTATCTAATCCCAACCGTAATCGAAAAAACTTCTTTCGGCGAACGCGCTTACGATATTTACTCGCGCCTTTTGAAAGAAAATATTATTTTCCTTGGCGGCCCGATTGATGACAACTCGGCCAACATTGTCATTGCCCAAATGCTCTTCCTCCAATCCGAGGATCCGAAAAAAGATATCTGGCTTTATATCAACTCACCGGGTGGCTCGGTTTCTGCGACACTCGCCATGGTCGACACCATGAACCACATCAAAAATGATGTCGCCACTGTCTGTATCGGTATCGCCGCTTCTGGCGGAGCCGTTCTGCTTTCGGCCGGCAAAAAAGGTAAGCGCTTTGCCCTACCGAATTCTGAAGTCATGATTCACCAGCCTTGGGGCGGCGCCGAGGGCCGAGCTTCCGATATTGAAATTACCGCCAAGCACATTTTGAAAACTCGAGAGCGACTAAATAAAATTCTCGCCAAGAACACCGGCCAGCCTATCAGCCAGGTTGAAAAAGATGTCGACCGCGACTTCTTTATGACCGCCGAGGAAGCCAAAAAATATGGCGTCATTGATGAAATTCTAAAAACCAAAAACTCGGCCTAGGCCGAGTTTTTGGTTTATTTTGTGTGTTCGCACTGCTTGCCTCCATTTGTGTGCCCTATTCGTAAGGGTTCTTAACGCCTTTACAAAAGAGTCCCCATTCTGTAATATGAGGACGTTAATATTATTGTAATTTGATTCGATTTTGACTTCTTTTTTAGAAACGCCAAAGATGAAACTAGCCTTGCTTAGCCTGAAACTAAATACACCGCCAAGTCTCATTCCTTAATTTAAGGCCCACTCGGGTTTTTGTGGTTTGCTAAATAAAAGAACGGCAAAATCGGGTCCCCCGAAATATGTCGTTAAAAATTGTATTGCTTATAGTCGGAGCAGCAAGCCTAATCGGTCTCGGTCTTGGCTATTATCTGCGCGTCATTGTCGCCCTCGGTAAGAAGGGTTCGATTGAATTGCAAATCAAGCAGATGATGCTTGAAGCCAAAGAGCAGGCCAAACTGGTAGTCGTTGATGCCGAGAACAAAGCTTTGGAAACCATGCAGGGTATCCGGCAAGAAATCAAAGAGAAAGAGGAGAAAACTAAAAAGACCGAGGACCGCTTAATTGAAAAGGAGCGCTTTTTGGATAAACGCCAAGTTGATATCGACAAGGAAGTCGAGTCGCTTAAAACCAAGGTCGTAGAAATAAAAGAAATTCGAGAGAAAGCCGACAAACTGGAAGCCCAGAAGCAATCCGAGTTACAGAAGATCTCCAAACTTTCAGAAGAAGAAGCCAAAGAAGAACTTTTCCGAACTTTGGAAAAGAAAACTGAAGAAGACTTCTCAGTGCGTTTGAAGAAACTGGAAATGACCGGCCAAGAAAAATTGGAGGCCAAGGCCAAAGAAATTATTACCACCGCCATTCACCGTCTGGGCAACAATGTCACTTCCGATGTCTTCACCACCATGGTGGTAATTCCGAATGATGAAATCAAAGGTAAGGTCATCGGCAAGGAGGGCCGAAACATCAAAGCCTTTGAGCGAGCAACTGGTGTTGAGGTTATCGTTGATGACACCCCGGGTGCCATTACCCTATCGTCATTTGATCCAGTCCGTAGGCAAGTGGCTCGTGTCGCCTTGGAAAACTTGATCCTCGACGGCCGAATCCAGCCAGCCAAAATCGAGAAGGTGGTTAAGGATGCCGAACTGGAAATTAAAAAAATTATTAAAGATAAAGGCGAGCAAGCCGCTTACGAAGCCGGGGTTTTCAATTTGGACCCGAGGATTATCGCCATCTTGGGCCGACTCTACTTCCGAACCAGCTACGGCCAGAATGTTTTGCAACACTCGGTTGAAATGACCCACATTGCCGGCATGATTGCTGAAGAATTGGGCGCCAATGTGGCCGTCGCTAAAGCCGGGGCCTTACTTCACGACATCGGTAAAGCCGTCGACCACGAAGTCCAGGGTACTCATGTCGAAATCGGCCGAAGAATTCTCCAAAAATTTGGCGCTTCCGAGGAAATTGTGAAAGCCATGCAGGCTCACCATGAGGAATACCCTTATGAAACTCCGGAATCAATCATTGTACAGGTGGCTGATGCCATTTCCGGTTCTCGTCCGGGCGCCAGACGCGACAGTGTCGAGAATTACCTGAAGCGTTTGCAGGATTTGGAGGCTATCGCCAACTCATTTAAGGGTATCGAGAAATCTTACGCCCTTCAGGCCGGCCGAGAAATCCGAATTTTCGTCTTCCCGGAACAAGTCACTGACTTAGAAGCCAAGAATATGGCCAGGGACATCGCGGTCCGCATCGAAAATGAGCTTAAATATCCAGGTGAAATCAAGGTGACGGTGATTAGGGAGAACCGAGCCATAGAATTCGCCCGGTAGTAGATTCAGGAATCTAGATTCACGACTCTAGAACAAGGCCGGCACAAGCGAAAGCTTGTGCCGGCCTTGTTCTAGTCCTAATTTTGGCCCTATACATATACTTATACCTGCCTGCCGGCAGATAAGCCTATTTGTTAGGGTTCTTACACTGTCTTTACATTCGCATGCCCTATTTGTAAGGGTTCTTAACCTTGCCTTGCAACAAAAAGTGGGGGGTATATAATATTCAAGAGGCAAAAACCCTTATTTTGGCTAGCGAGAAGCGCCGCGAAAACTTCTTAGTTTTCATGGCGTTCGAGCGAAGACAAACTATAGGTCCGATACCGCAAGATTTTACCCTTGGACCTATATTTTCTAACGAGAATCCGGGTTTGGAGAACAAATCGGTCGACTTTACAAACCTAAATTAAAACAACATGAACAAACAAAGTATTGTTGAAGCAGTCCATGGCGTACTTGGCGGAACCAAAGTTCAGGCCGAGCAAGCTGTTGATGTTATGCTCAGTACCATTGTTGGTGCTCTGAAAAAAGGTGAGGAAGTTTCAATCGCCGGTTTGGGCATCTTTTCTGTAAAGACCCGCGCCGCCCGCCAAGCTCGAAATCCTCGAACTGGTGAAGCAATCAGTGTTCCAGCCATGAAAGTACCGAAATTCCGCGCAGCAAAGGCACTGAAAGACGCCGTCAAGTAGATTCAAGAATCTGGATTCAAGATTCGAGAATAACTACCAAAAAGCTTTCCTTCGAAAGAAAACTAAAAAACACCCTCTCGGGTGTTTTTTAGTTTCAAATCAATGAATCCGCCACCTAAGTGGTAGACTCAACAAATTGGGCGATATCGAAATCGCCCGTCGCGACAATTCTGTTGCCAAGCAGTCGCTCTGCTCCGCGCGCCGAAGCCGCAGTTTTAGGTACTCTACCAGGGAATATCAGGGTGAGAATCGCCCGGTTGGAATCGGCTGCAAGGATATTCGATCTCCTTTTCAACCTCCGCCACCACCGAGTTCAACTCCTCAACCGTCACATCGCCCTGCACTACGAAAGCTCGCGTCCCTCCGGTCACTCCGCTCGCCACTGTCACCTTGAATCCCAACTTAGGGAATCGGCGACAGACGGCGCGTAAGATATCCGGAGCGCACTCCTTGTCGTAGATCGAGAACACCGCTCCATCTGCCATATTTTTCGAAATATCTAAGCCCGAGATCGGATCCGAGCCAGAACGTACGCGGCGTCGGCCTCGGACGAAATCTGCCGGCGAAACTGAAGGCCGTAGACTTCAAAGCCGTGAGCCGTCGAACGGAACTGACCAGCCAGTTTGGCCAGACAAATCGCCAAGGCACACTTCTCGATCGTGTTCGCAGACCGGCCGGCTCGCATCCGAAGCAAAGCCTCCGGCTTTTCCAACTTAACCCGGGCTGATTCGAGACCGCCAGCAATCCTGTCGAAACATTCGAAGACCGAGTCGTTGTTAAAACCTGGACACACTCTAAGCGTGCCACGCTCGGCCTGGCGTTTCAGATTTTTCATATTTTTTAAAGAACCAGTTTTTCTGTTTCGTCCTTCACCCCAACTTCAAACGAAGGCGGAGGGACTCATCAGTGCAGATTCAATCCGCAGACAGCGACCGACCACCGCCACCCGAGTCTCTCGGTGTGGAATGTGGTCGGCCGGAAGAGTGGTTTGCCGTCAGCACGAGCCAGGGTGCTCAACTATGCTGCATCTTAGCAGTTACCGTCACGGGTCAATCCCGTCGACATCCGGTTGCAGCCGGTTTCCATTTGATTGTCCCTTGGTCAAAACGCCAAGGGTACGCGGTTCCAGGTAATCGAGTCTGCAAACCCTATCCTGCTCCGTGATCAAATGCGACGCGTGCCTTTGCACGTTGGTCGGCGCTCGGATGTCTCTCCCACATCTGCGCAAACAATGCTCGAATTGTCCAAGCACTCTTTGCGCAGATGATTTGATTTTGAAGAACTTTCACTCTGTGGACTCATAAACAATTTTATGAGTCCAATAAAGTGCTCGAGTTAGGTAACTGGTTCTCGAGCTAAGCGTATTGCAAAAAGCAATATTTCCAATCTACCACTTGGCAGACTACGCTCTTTGTCTTCTTAAAAATACCCTGCTACTACCGGTAGCGCGGCTACCTTTTTTCTCAGGTGGTAGGCCGTACGGAGCGCTTTACTCCGCTAGCACCAAGTCTGCTCTTGGGGGCTCACCACTTTTAAGGAAAAGCGGGGACAAAACTTTAAATCAAGAGAAGTCTAATCACCTCCAACTTTTAAGAACTACTTCCCCTGCGAATCCACTATCGCCAAATAATGGACTCGATAAGAGGGGGGATTTGTAATCCCCCAGTGACAACTACTCGGCTCCGTCAGGGATGATGTTGACGTGCTTTCGTCCTTCCAACCGATACTCGACCGCGAGCACTTCCGCATCACTACTGACTAAGCTCGCGACGGATTATTTTTTTACCTTCGCGACGACGGAGACTTTTGGTTTCTTTTTTGATCTCCTCCGTTGTAGACCAGTGGCACATATTGGAATGCCCACGTTTGCCACCGCTACCACCTTCGACTTTCTTATCACTCATATTTCTTTCCTCCAGTTTTGGTTTTCACGTTTGCGGTTGTAACCTTTGGCTCCTTTTGGGGGGCCTTGGGTTTTCCCGACAAAGACTGTGAGCTTTCTCACCTTCTTCATCGTCGTTACCTGCTGTTTTTGGTTATTCATAGCAATTTGCCTCCGAAAATCAGACGCAAATTGCTATGAATAATTTTTAAAAGAACTTTCTGTTTCGCTCTCTTGACCAATCACTCTAGTGATTTAGGCCGAGCTCATCAGTCGGAACAATATTCCGAGACAGAGCATCGAGTCCAAACTCGATGGTTTTTACTTTAGGTTTTCTCCTAAGCGCAAGCGCTAACGATGCGCACGTTTGTCTCCTTCTGTTGCCGGGCGAGACTCGTTTCCCCGGTGAAGCTTCTTAGGCTCTAACCATGCTGCCGGCAGAAGTGGGACTGGTCTACGAGCTAGTTACCTTTTGAGGCAACGTACTCGCTCCAGCTAACCACACTTCCGTCCGGCAGGACCACGTAGGTCATGCTTTCTCCTTGATTCAAAACTTGGATTTGTGAAGCCACTCACTTTCGGCAATCCTTGCCAGCGATTTATCCAGTGGATTTCTGGATTCAATCGCGCGCCGATCAAAGTTCGACGCGTCCCGCTTCCAACGGGCACTACTTTTATGCCTGTCCAAACTGTACCCTACCCCTTTGGGCGGGCCTCGGAATGACCACAGCAAGCACTTCTCCTCCCATCACTGGGATTAGTCATCAAAGAAATGGCCTAGCCAATCAATGTGAACAATCTTCGGAGTATGAAGATAAATCGGGACTTAGTTGTCCCGTTGCCGGCACCTTGCGTAAATTATCTGGGCAAGGTGCTCGCAACGGGACGACTCTGTTTTAAACTCAACGAACTGTTATGTGCACAGTATACTCAGATTTAATATTTTGTCAAGCAATTTTGACATTTCATATTTTTAAAATCTAAAAAACCCTTGTTTTAAGGGTTTTTTAGAGAGTATGATGTTAATTGAGGCAAACAGTTTTAAGATATTTTTGACTAATTTTTTTATAATTTTTTAATTAAATTTTTCTGTCAAAACGCAAAAACATTAAAATATGGCTTAAAATCGTCAAATATCCTAATATATGGCTTTAGATATGGGCTTTGAACAGCCAAATCTGTTAAAATGTCAAAATCGCTTGACATTTGATTTCGAACCTGCTATACTCTCCGTTGGAGTGGCAGAACCAAATGGTTCTTTAAAACAACGCCACGTACCGAACTTTCCAAAAAGGAGGTGCTTATGAGCGACTAAGCGACATTGTCGTTACCCCTCTCCGGGCCATAAGCGTCGGAGAGGGGTACACGGCCAATTCGCTGTGTCGTTGCCTCTGAAGCGGAAAGAGAAAGATCAAAAAATGCGGGACTAACGAAATAAAAGCTACAGGAAGATCGTCCTGTACACCCAATTAGGGTAAGAGATCATGTTGTGGTTGGCGTCCAACCACTACCTCGGGGC includes:
- a CDS encoding ABC transporter ATP-binding protein, with product MKKLNMLKRAWQLCRPFHWYLIGALGFIFANQLASAVSPLILGSVVTAVSTHNAELAIALFATWGIIGTIRPSIGYLRQRYEIKNLDYEMQRHLSRISMKKFFSISLGQHHLGHSMIKRSVMSKGEAAISGVVDVAIYDVIPVLLSIILPIGFLLIRIPLVGVAVALACVGFTIYTIKYNLMFVPKLRVLDTLGNQAAKKQGEMVANVDVICANAQEERARQEIDEENVRQSNSGRPVWLSYAGWSQTGQWFISLAQVACASLCGYLVYQGKITAGDFVAALMWIGSALGVLTNIGHIQRSLAKSLPPLIKYLRFLDYEPDIVSPAKPVPIAPLRGQIEFRKVNFSYRPRTTEDDLDGEGDEEKNEPTEIPALKEVSFVLKEGRRYAFVGKSGAGKSTLVGLMLRAYDPQEGHVLVDGVDIRMLDFRELRRNIGLVPQEVALFDGTVKYNITFGLNGSADKVTEAELEQVAKLSRVSEFSGRLEQGFETIIGERGLKLSGGQRQRIGIARALIKNPRILIFDEATSSLDTENEAKIRESIREASVGKTTIIIAHRLATVRDADEILVFDDGCLVGQGSHAELLATNDFYRRLVQNQVILA
- a CDS encoding RsmE family RNA methyltransferase encodes the protein MKIHNFFVEEKLAGKNEAVVADAVLVHQWLKVLRFHIGERVNLFDNSGQEYLAEIVSLDRKVANLKLISSKLNVNCPKTNVTLLFSLIKKDKLEWLIEKCTEIGVSHFQPIISERSEVKGFNLERAQKIIKEACEQSGRAILPTVSEPISLTNALKSVPQPAFAFDSSGSSFSSTTNYSLPTTNFFIGPEGGFTPNEIEMFKTAGVKIYSLGSQTLRAETAAVAVSTLLLLGK
- the clpP gene encoding ATP-dependent Clp endopeptidase proteolytic subunit ClpP encodes the protein MSYLIPTVIEKTSFGERAYDIYSRLLKENIIFLGGPIDDNSANIVIAQMLFLQSEDPKKDIWLYINSPGGSVSATLAMVDTMNHIKNDVATVCIGIAASGGAVLLSAGKKGKRFALPNSEVMIHQPWGGAEGRASDIEITAKHILKTRERLNKILAKNTGQPISQVEKDVDRDFFMTAEEAKKYGVIDEILKTKNSA
- the rny gene encoding ribonuclease Y: MSLKIVLLIVGAASLIGLGLGYYLRVIVALGKKGSIELQIKQMMLEAKEQAKLVVVDAENKALETMQGIRQEIKEKEEKTKKTEDRLIEKERFLDKRQVDIDKEVESLKTKVVEIKEIREKADKLEAQKQSELQKISKLSEEEAKEELFRTLEKKTEEDFSVRLKKLEMTGQEKLEAKAKEIITTAIHRLGNNVTSDVFTTMVVIPNDEIKGKVIGKEGRNIKAFERATGVEVIVDDTPGAITLSSFDPVRRQVARVALENLILDGRIQPAKIEKVVKDAELEIKKIIKDKGEQAAYEAGVFNLDPRIIAILGRLYFRTSYGQNVLQHSVEMTHIAGMIAEELGANVAVAKAGALLHDIGKAVDHEVQGTHVEIGRRILQKFGASEEIVKAMQAHHEEYPYETPESIIVQVADAISGSRPGARRDSVENYLKRLQDLEAIANSFKGIEKSYALQAGREIRIFVFPEQVTDLEAKNMARDIAVRIENELKYPGEIKVTVIRENRAIEFAR
- a CDS encoding HU family DNA-binding protein produces the protein MNKQSIVEAVHGVLGGTKVQAEQAVDVMLSTIVGALKKGEEVSIAGLGIFSVKTRAARQARNPRTGEAISVPAMKVPKFRAAKALKDAVK